From Aphelocoma coerulescens isolate FSJ_1873_10779 chromosome 15, UR_Acoe_1.0, whole genome shotgun sequence, one genomic window encodes:
- the ANHX gene encoding anomalous homeobox protein isoform X4: MPALKKAFQQDMMMKQFMAMLKESENEHPPPTKLIDLAGQLCRELQSSSPSLEKLVEAMMGCKNTRYFLANIHVVRACVSVHILNGQHDVACRLLENCKAEEKEELVQLWHEIHYRRVMEKHQTDFLTPLQKFRCRKRNPPPISLCPEVLKNRNYSEEVRQHLHKFAAEVTANPDKKQREVLARDMNLQPTQIYNWFANYRRRQKSRLLRMEKLNNSCPERALASHKNEPQDKGPNTPQTADGSRVGISPEQMEITLMPCEPGWEQSAAPLYKPPEGTYLKMLESSCVQSSELCEAGTSLALFTTHSTEQPVPFGTEAVMEPGTCFGSPVLLPEEAVSSAAASPWQGSFDLGSYESLPFVNYWLPTWWAPHSIRGVSGSVWTPDVEVPLRLCLASLSAHLFLHPAWKKAKTWDKARSWRIQLLTH; the protein is encoded by the exons ATGCCTGCACTCAA AAAAGCCTTCCAACAGGACATGATGATGAAGCAGTTCATGGCCATGTTAAAGGAGAGTGAAAATGAGCATCCCCCACCCACCAAGCTGATAGATCTAGCAGGACAGCTTTGCCGGGAGCTCCAGAGCTCGTCTCCTAGTCTGGAGAAGCTGGTTGAAGCCATGATGGGATGCAAGAACACGAGATATTTTCTCGCTAACATCCATGTTGTTCGAGCTTGTGTGTCCGTTCATATCCTTAATGGGCAACATGATGTGGCCTGCAGACTCCTGGAG AATTGCAaggcagaagagaaggaagaactgGTGCAACTTTGGCATGAGATTCACTACCGGAGGGTTATGGAGAAACACCAGACAGATTTTCTGACACCACTGCAGAAATTCCGTTGCAGGAAGAG GAATCCTCCACCTATTTCCCTTTGTCCTGAAGTTTTGAAGAATCGAAACTATTCAGAAGAAGTACGCCAGCACCTGCACAAGTTtgctgcagaggtgacagcaaaTCCAGACAAGAAACAGCGG GAGGTGTTGGCTCGGGACATGAACCTGCAGCCAACTCAGATCTATAATTGGTTTGCAAATTATCGACGACGTCAAAAATCTCGCCTCCTTCGTATGGAAAAGCTCAACAATTCATGTCCTGAGAGGGCACTGGCTTCCCACAAAAATGAGCCACAGGATAAAGGACCCAACACTCCACAAACTGCAG ATGGATCTCGTGTGGGCATCAGCCCGGAGCAAATGGAGATAACCCTCATGCCCTGTGAGCCAGGATGGGAGCAGTCAGCTGCACCTCTGTATAAGCCTCCTGAAGGAACGTATTTAAAGATGCTGGAATCCAG CTGTGTGCAGAGCTCTGAGCTGTGTGAAGCTGGAACAAGCTTGGCTTTGTTCACCACTCACAGCACTGAACAACCTGTACCTTTTGGCACTGAGGCTGTGATGGAACCAGGAACCTGCTTTGgctctcctgtgctgctgcctgaagAAGCAgtgagcagtgctgctgccagcccctggcaggggagCTTTGACCTGGGCTCTTATGAGTCCCTTCCCTTTGTGAATTATTGGCTGCCCACGTGGTGGGCCCCTCACAGCATCAGAGGAGTCTCGGGCTCCGTGTGGACCCCAGATGTAGAAG